From Piscinibacter gummiphilus:
CAGCGTGGGGCCCGAGAAGCGCCGCCAGCCCGAGGTGGCTGCCGCGCTGGAGCGCATCCGCCGCGACGACGGCACCCGCACCCGCTTCCTCGAACTCGCCCGCGATGCCGACCGCGCCAGCGCGCAGACCCGCATGATGGCGCTCGCCCACGGCCTGGGCTGGCTCAGCGCCGAAGAGCAGCAGGCCGAATTCGTCCGCATGGTGGCCACGCGCATGTCGCGCGGCACGCTGGGGCTGCATGAGGTCGACCACATCTGCACCAAGGTGGCGGCGCAGGAGGCGCCGCTCGCGCCGAACGTGCTCGCCCTCGGCGGCGCACGGCCCGACAACGTGGCGCACTCGGCGGCACTCGCCTGCCTGGGCGACCGTCCCGGCCACGAACGCACGCTGCGCGCCCTCACGAGCGCGAGCGACAACGACGTGGCGGTGGCGCAGGTCTACCTGCGGCACCGGCCGCTGGCCGACGTGGCGGAAGTGCGGGCCATCGCGGCCGGCATCGGCCGCATGACGTCGCCAGCAGCGCAGACACGCGCCCTCGAAACCCTGGCCAAGCAGCGCCTGGCCGATGCGCAGAGCCTGCAGGCGATCGCGCGGCTCTTCCCGGCGGCGCGCTCGCTCGACGTTCAGCGCGCCATCGCGGGCATCCTCATCCGCTCCGACTACCGCCAGCTCGGCACCAGCGAACTCGCGCGCACGCTGCGCCAGCACCGCCTGCGTTCACCGGGCGGGCGCGACGTCATCGATGTGTTGATCCATCTGCTGCAGACGGCGTAACGCCGGGCTGCGGCGCGGCATCGTCCACCGGCCGCGCCTCGCCGCACAGGCGCAAGGCATAGGCCACGAGTGGCGGGCCGAACGTCTCGAAGACGGCCACGGCTGCCAGCACCACCGCACCCACCTGCGCGCCGAGTTCGGGCACCAGCCCGGCCGTCGATTGCACAAGGCCGATCGCGAGCCCCGCCATCGGCAGCAGCATCAGGCTCACCGCCGTCGAGCGGCGGTGCGCGAAACCGAACGCCCGCCCGCAGGCATACACGGCCACCGCCTTGGCGAGGCAGCGCATCAGCACGAAGCCGAGGGCCGCCGGGGCATGTTCCACCAGGTCCGACAGGTGCAGGTTCGCGCCGGCCACCACGAAGAGGATCACGAAGAACACGTCGCCCCCGCCGCCGAACTCCACCCGCGTGAGCCGCGAGCGGCCTTGCAGCCAGCGGCACACGATGCCCAGCGCGAGCGCGGTGAAGAGGGTCGACACGCGCAAGGCCACCGCCAGACCGAGCGAGAGCATCACCGCGCCCACCAGCAACGCGAAGCGCAAGTGCTGCTCGTTGCGGCGTGTCTGCCGCGCGATGCGCGTGGTGACGAAGCCGACACCGAGCGCGACGATCACCGCGCCTACCAGCTGATACGCCGGCAGCGCCAGTGCCGCCAGCGGCTCGAAGCGTGCGCTCTCCAGGGCGAGCGGCAGCGTCATCGAATACAGCACGAAGGCCAGCACGTTGTTGATCGCCACCAGCGACATGGCGGCCTTGATCGTGGGGCCGCGCGCGTGCAGCTCGTCGGCCACGTGGATCAGGACGGAGGGCGATGACGACACCGCAATCGCCGCCACCAGCGTGGCCACCGTGTGCGAGGCGCCGAGCAGGTGCATCAGCCCGAGGATGGCGGCAAAGGTGGCGAGGCTTTCCACCAGGCTCGTGATGAGCAAGCGGCGGTCGTGCACCACCGCCCACGGGTGCAGCGCCGCGCCCAGGCGAAAGAGGATGAGCCCGAGCGCGATGTCGACCAGCACGCGCGCCCCGTCGAGTGTGCTCTGCGGCAGCAGGCCAATGCCGCTCGGCCCGATCACGAGGCCGCAGGCCATGAAGCCGGTGATGGTGGGCAGCCAGCGCACGCGTGCGGCAAGCAGCCCGCCCAGCGTGCCGAAGGCGAGCAGCACGCCGAAGGCGATCATGAGATTGCTCTCGGGCCAGCCGGTGGGCAGGAAATCGACGATGGAATGCATGCGGGGATGGGCTGCCGAGGCCAAAGGCGCGGCGGGCGATCTTAGGGCACGGCCCCAAAGACCTTCCACGCCGGCCACACTCCGCCTGACGCGGTCGGCGCGTTCAGCGCTCCAGCACGTAGAGGCCCGGGGCCCGCTCCGTCGGCGCGGTGCGCCCTGCGCCCAGCGACGGCGGCGCGCGGCGGCGCCCGGAGTGCTGGCCGAGCCAGGCGGCCCAGGCCGTCCACCACGACCCAGGTGTCAAGGGCGTCGCGGCCAGCCACTCGTCGGGTGTCAGCAGCGGGTCGGTGGCCTGCCGGGTGTGCAGGCGGTAGCTCGACGGCACCGGGTTGCCAGGCGGGTTGACGATGCCCACGTTGTGGCCGCCGGCGGTGAGCACGAAGGTCTGCTCGGCGTCGCACAGGGCGTTCAGCTTGTAGACCGAGCGCCACGGCGCGACGTGGTCCTGCACCGTGCCCACGTTGAAGACGGGCACGCGGATGTCCGACAGGTGCACCGGCGCGCCCTGCACCCGCCACTCGCCGCGGGCGAGTGCGTTGTGCAGGAAGAGGCCCTGCAGGTACTCCATGTGCATGCGGTAGGGCAGGCGGGTGCCGTCGGCATTCCAGGCCATGAGGTCGCTGATCGACTCGCGCTCGCCGAGCAGGTGGCTGCGCAGCCGGTGCGACCACACCAGGTCGTTGGAGCGCAGCAGCTGGAAGGTGGCGCGCATCTGGCGCTTGTCGAGGTAGCCGCGCCGTGCCATGAGGCGCTCGAGGAAGGCGACCTGCGCCTCGTCGACGAAGAGCGCCAATTCGCCGGGCTCGGTGAAGTCGGTCTGCGCAGCCATCAGCGTCACGGTCTTGAGCGGCGCGAGCCGGGCATGCGTGCGACCCTGCCGCCCCATCCACGCCGCCACGGTGGACAGCAAGGTGCCCCCGAGGCAGTAGCCCGCGGCGTGCACCGAGGCGCCGGGCACGATGCGCGAGATCTCCTGCAGCGCCTCGAGCACGCCCAGGCGGGCGTAGTCGTCCATGCCGAGGTCGCGGTCGTCGCTGCCGGGGTTCTTCCACGAGATTGCGAATACGGTGAAGCCTTGCGCCACGAGAAATCGCACCATCGAATTTGAGGGCGACAGGTCGAGCACGTAGTACTTCATGATCCACGCCGACACCAGCAGCACCGGCTCGGGGTGGACGGTGGGCGTGGTGGGCTCGTACTGGATCAGCTCCATGAGCCGGTTGCGGAAGACCACGCGGCCCGGCGTGATGGCCACCTCAACACCCGGCTTGTAGCGCTCGGCGCCGAGCGGAGGCAGGTCGGCCACCTCGCGGCGCAGGTCGTCGAGGGCGTGCTGCGCGCCGGCCCACAGGTTGAGGCCGGCCTGTTCGGCAGTGCGCTTGAGCACGACGGGATTGGTGCTCACGAAGTTCGATGGCGCCACCATGTCGAGCCATTGCCGTGCAGCGAAGCTCACCATGTCTTCGTGGTGGCGCGTGATGCCGGGCACGCCGGTCGTGGCGTGGTGCCACCAGCGTTGCCACAGATGAAAGCTCTGCGCGAGGCCCCGGTAGGGCATCTGCTGCCAGGCCGGGTCGGCGAAGCGCTTGTCCTGCGGCAACGGGTCGATCACCTTCCGGCCGTGCCACACCGACCAGATGTCGGCCGCCACCTGCGCTGCCTCGCGCGCCAGTTCCGTCTGCTTGGCGGGCGACGCGGCGAGGTTGGTCCACCAGTCGAAGAAGGCGCCCAATGCGGTGGTCGGCGCCACGGTGGTGGGGAAGGGGCTGTCGAGGGGCCAGGTCCGGTCGATCGGCGGGGTGGGCGCGGCGGCGTCGGTCGCGCGGGCGGCGGCCTCGCGAAGCCAGGGGCTGTCGCGCCGCTCGCGCAGGCCGGGCCAGGGGGGAGAAGCGGTCGTCATGTGGCGGTGGGCAAGGGTTGAAGCGGCAGCACCAGGCGCAGGCTGCCGGGGTCACGCCAGCCCTCGTCGCGCACGAAGCCGCGCTCGTGCGCCAGGTCGCGCATGGCGCTGTTGTCGTGCAGCACGAGAGCCACGAGGCGCTGCGTGCCGCGCGCCACGAGGTAGTCGGTGAGCCGGTCCATCAAGAGCGTGCCCAGGCCCTGGCCCTTGAGGTCGGAGCGCACGACGACACCGAGCTCGGCGTCGACGTTGTCGGGGTCGCAGGCGGCCCGTGCCACGCCCAGGATCTCGGGCGTGCCGGCGCCATGTGCATCGATGGCGACGAAGGCCATCTCGCGGTCGTAGTCGATCTGCGTGAGCCGCCCGAGTTCGCTCGGTGGCAGCTCGCGCCGTGTGCTGAAGAAGCGGAAGCGCAGGTCTTCCGGCGACAGGCTCGCCACGAAGGTGGCGTGGATCGCGGCATCCTCGGGCCGGATGGGGCGCAGCTCCAGCGTGCGGCCGTGCCAGGTGACACGCGTGGCCAGCCCCGCGGGGTAGGGCGCGATCGCGAAGCGCGCCGCACCGGCCACGGGCGCGGCGCTCAGGCGCACGCGGGCATCGAGGGCGATGGCGCCGTCGGCGTCGGCCCACAGCGGGTTGATGTCGAGTTCGGCGATCTCCGGCAGATCGGCCAGCAGGCGCGAGACGGCCACCAGCACATCGCAGATCGCATCGAGCTTCGCGGGCGGGTGGTCGCGGTAGCCGGCGAGCAGCCGGGCCACGCGGGTGCGCGAGATCAGGTCGCGCGCCAGCACGCGGTTGAGCGGCGGCAGCGCGAGTGCGCGGTCGGCCATGACCTCGACTGCCGTGCCGCCCTGGCCGAAGAGGATGACAGGGCCGAACACCGGGTCGACGCTCGCACCGATGATGAGCTCCTGCGCATGCGGGCGCGCCACCATCGGCTGCACGGTGAAGCCTTCGAGCTGCGCGTCGGGGCGCTTCGCGCGGATGGTGTCGAGCATCTGCCGCGCGGCGGCGCGCAACTCGTCGGCATTGCGCAGCCCGAGGCGCACGCCGCCCACGTCGGACTTGTGCGACAGCTGCGGCGAGAGGATCTTGAGCGCCACCGGGAAACCCAGGCGCGAGGCTTCGTCCACCGCGGCCTGCGGATCGGGGGGCACCGCCACCGTCTCGACCACGCCGATGCCGTAGGCGCGCATGAGCGCTTTCGCCGAGGCCTCGTCGAGCATCAGCTGAGACTGCTCGATCGCTTTCGCGACGATGGCCCGCGCGGTCTCCAGGGCGGGCTCGGCAACCCCATTGACGGCGGGCGCTTCGAGCAGCAGCGCCTGGTTGCGGCGGTAGGTGCCGAGCATCGCGAAGGCGGCGACCGCCTGCTCGGGCGTGGCGTAGTCGGCGATGCCGGCTTCTTCGAAGACGCGCCGCGCGGGCAACACCGCATCGTCGCCAAGCCAGCACGAGAGCAGCCGGCCGCTCGCCTTCTGCGCCACCGGCAGGCAGGCACGGGCGATGTCGTCGCTGCGCACGATGGCGGTGGGGGCGTGGATGAAGAGCAGCGCGCCGGCGTCGCGCGTGGCGAGCAGGCAATTGAGCGTGTCGACATAACGCTGAACAGGTGCGTCTCCGATGATGTCCACCGGGTTGTGGCGCGACCAGGTGGCCGGCAGTTTCTCGTCGAGCGCGGCCAGCAGGGAAGGGCTCAGGTTGGCCAGGCGCACGCCTGACCGCTCGGCGGCGTCGGCTGCCATCACGCCGGCACCGCCGCCGTTGGTGACGATGGTGAGTTCGTCGTCCTGGTTGTGGCCGAAGCGGGTGAGCGTCTCGGCGGCGACGAAGAGTTCCTGCAGGGTGTCGACCCGCAGCATGCCGGCGCGGCGGATCGCCGCGTCGTACACGAGGTCGGAGCCGGCGAGCGCGCCGGTGTGGGAAGCCGCCGCGGCCGCACCCCGCGCGCCGCGGCCGGCCTTCACCACCACCACCGGCTTGTTGCGCGCGGCGGCGCGTGCGGCCGACATGAACTTGCGCGTCGACTCCACCGACTCGATGTACAGCAGGATGGAGCGCGTGTGCGGGTCGCTCGCCAGGTGGTCGAGCAGGTCGCCGAAGTCGACGTCGGCGTGGTCGCCGAGCGAGATCATGTGCGAGAAGCCGATGCCGCGCGGGCGCGCCCAGTCGAGCACGGCCGTGACCAGCGCCCCCGACTGCGAGACGAAGGCGAGGCTGCCGGCCCGTGCGTCGACGTGCGCGAAGCTCGCGTTGAGCCCGATGCGTGGCGACAGCAGGCCGAGGCAGTTGGGGCCCAGCACGCGCAGCAGGTAAGGCCGCGCGTTCGCGAGCATGGCCTGGCGTGTGTCGCGGTCGAGCCCGGCGGTCATCACGATGGCCGCGCGCGTGCCCAGGCGGCCGAGTTCTTCGATCAGGCCGGGCACGGTGGCGGCCGGCGTGCAGATGACGGCGAGGTCGGGCGGGGCGGGCAGGTCTTCGACGCGTGCGAAGACGGGCGTGTCGCCGAGCGTGCGGTGCTTCGGGTTCACCGGCCACACCGGGCCCGCGAACGCGCCGCCCTGGAGGTTGTTCCAGACGGTGGCACCCACGCTCGCCGGCCGCCCGGAGGCACCGATGACGGCAACGGACCGGGGCTCCAGCAGGCGGTCGAGGTGGCGGATGCTCATCGTTGGGACGTTAGCGCGACATCAGTACCGGCACGGTCATCGTGGCCAGCACGCCGCGTGTCGCGCCGCCGAGCAGGCGCTCCGTCCAGCGGGTGTGCCCGTAGCCGCCCATCACGAGGAGATCGGTGTCGAGATCGGCCGTGCGGGAGAGGATCGCGTCGGCGATCGGCGCCGAGGCCACTTCGTTGCGCACCGTGGCGGTGACGCCGTGGCGGGCCAGCCATTCGCGCAGGGCTTCGAGTTCCGCGTTGGGCGTCGTGTCGGCGAGCAGGCCGTTTTCGCGCCAGGCCGCCACGTCGACGCGGCGCGCCTTGCGCAGGAAGGGCAGGGCATCGGCGATGGCGCGGTCGGCCTCGCGGCTGCCGTCCCAGGCGACGAGGGCGTTCTGGAACGGGGCCTCCACCGTGCCGGCATAGGGAATCAGCAGCGTGGGCCGCGCGTTGAAGAGCACCAGGCGCTCGACCACCGCGCGCCGCATCGTGTAGCCCGTCTCGGCCGGGTCGGGCTGGGTGAGCACGATGAGGTCGTGGCTGTGTGCCTCTCGCAGCAGGGCGTCGGCCGGCTCGGCCTCGAGCACGACCGAGCGGCAGGCGCTGAGCTTGGCGGCCACGCAGGCGGCGTCGAAGGCCTGCGCGGCGGCACGGGCACGGTCGCCCAGCTCGGCCTGTGCCGCCTCGGCCAGCTCGGTGACCACGGTGGCGGCCTCGACCGAGATCGGCAGCTCCACGAGCCCGGTGGGGGCCACGCCGGTGAGGTGGGCCTCGAAGTTGCGGGCGAGGTCGATCGCCACCTTGACGCGCGCGGCGCACAAGGGGTCGTCGTCGAGCAGGACGAGCAGGCTGCGGTAGGTCATGGTGATCTCCTGGCGAGGGTGGGCGGGTGTGGTGTGCAGAGGTTCACACGCTGCTGTGCCCGCGGGCTTGCGCGGGATCAAGTTCGCGGCAGTGGCGCGGCCCGCGGCCGGTGGCGAGGCGGTGCACACAGGCCCTAGACTCGCCCGCATGAATGACCGCGCCATGTCAGGCAGCACGCTTTCGAGGCCACGCGAGCTGGCCCGCCTGCAGGAGATCGTGGCGGTGCTCGTGCGCCATGGCCTCGGCGACGCCGTGCGCCGCATGGGCTGGGCCGACCTGCTCGAAAAAGCCGGCCAGCTCGTGCACTGGACGAGCGCCGCCGAGCTGGCCCGCCTCTCGCCGCCGCTGCAGGTGCGGCGTGCGCTGGAAGAACTCGGGCCGACTTTCGTGAAGCTGGGGCAGATCCTCGCTGGGCGGGCCGACCTCTTCGGCCCCGAGTGGATCGCCGAATTCGAGAAGCTGCACAGCCGCGTGCCGGCGGTGCCCTTCGAGGCCCTGCACGACCAGCTGGTGGAAGACCTGGGCGGCGAGCCGGGGGAGGTCTTCGCCTCGTTCGACCCCACGCCGCTGGCTGCCGCGTCGATTGCGCAGGTGCACCGCGCGCGCCTGCACGACGGCGCCGAGGTGGTGGTGAAGGTGCGCCGCCCCGGCATCCGCCCCGTCATCGAGGCCGACCTGCGCCTGCTGGAGCGGCTGGCGTCGATCGCGGCCAGCCGCTGGCCCGACCTTCAGCCCTACCGGCCGGTGGCGCTGGTGCAGGAGTTCGGCCGCTCGCTGCGGCGCGAGCTCGACCTGGCCAACGAATGCCGGCAGGCCGAGCGCATCGCCGCCAACTTTGCCGAGCGGCCCGAGATCGTGATTCCCAAGGTGTATTGGGAGTGGACGCACGAGCGCGTCAACGTGCAGCAGCTGATCGACGGCCTGCCCGGCGATGCGCTGGAACGCGCCGATGGCGAAGGCCTCGACCGCAAGCTGCTCGCCAAGCGCGGCGCGCAGGCGGTGATGAAGATGGTGGTGGAAGACGGCCTCTTCCACGCCGACCCGCACCCCGGCAACGTCTTTTACCTCAGCGGCAACCGCATTGCCTTCATCGACTTCGGCATGGTGGGGCGGCTCTCGGCGCAGCGCCGCGACGAGTTGCTCAAGCTCATGCTCGGCCTGGTGCAGCGAGACGCCGCGGCCGTGAGCGACGTGTTGCTCGAATGGGCCGATGGCAGTGCCGAAGAAGAAGCCCAGCTGAACGGCGACATCGAAGCCTTCGTCGATGCCTACCACGGCGTGCCGCTCGCGCGCCTGAGCTTGGCCGACATGCTGGCCGACGTGACCGGCATCCTGAGGCGCCACCGGCTGGGCCTGCCGTCCGACCTGGCCTTGCTCATCAAGGCCTTCGTGACGGTCGAAGGCATGGGGCGCGGCCTCGACCCCGACTTCCACATGGCGGCCGAGGCGTTGCCGCTCCTCAGGCGGGCGCTGCGCGCGCGCTACCGCCCGCAGGCCATCGTGCGGCGCAGCTGGCAGTCGATCAACCGGCTGGCTGGCCTGCTCGCGGCCATGCCCGACGACCTGGCGCGCCTGCTGCGAAACGTGCGGCATGGTGGCGTGCAAGTGCACATCGAGGTCAAGCACCTGGAGCGTGTGGGCGACCAGCTCGACCGGGCGGCCAGCCGCCTCACCGTGGGGCTGGTGGTGGCGGCGCTGATCGTCGGCTCGTCCATCGTGATGACGGTGCAGGGCGGGCCGAAGCTCTTCGGCCTGCCGGCGTTCGGCCTCATCGGCTTCGTGGGCGCGTGCGTGGGCGCGGTGTGGCTGCTGCGCTCCATCTCGCGCAGCGGGCGGCACGACGGCAAGTAGTCGCCGCCGCCCGGGCGTGCTTCAAGACTGCTCGCGCGGCGGCGGCACCACCAGCACCGGGACCGTGGTGCTTGCCAGCACCCGCGCCACCACCGAGCCGAGCGCGAGCTGGCCCGCGGGGCTGTGCCCGCGCGAACCCATGACGATCAGGTCGGCACGCCAACGCGTGGCCTGCTCGACGACCACCTCGGCTGCCGGCCCTTCGCGGTGCAGGTACTCGGCCTGGATGCCGTGGTGGTCGAGGAAGGTGCGCACCGGGCGGAACACCTCGTTGGCTTCGGTCGTGTAGCGCGTCTCGATCTGCTTCTCGTCGAGCAGCAGGCGCAGGCCATTCGGCAGTGGCGTCTGCGCGTGCAGCACTGCAAAGCGATGCTGCGGCGAGAGCCACTCCGGGTGGGCACCGAGCCAGGCCAGCATGTGGCGGCTGAAGGAGCTGTCGTCGACAGCGAGCAGGATGTTCATGGACGAGACTCCGTTGCAAGACCGTGGAGGCTCAAAGGTAGGTCGACTCCTGCGGTGGGAGCTTGATGCGGCGCAAACCTCGACAGGCGCGGCGGCTCGTCAGGGCACCAGCACTGCCGCGCCGTCGAACGTGCCCCTGCGCAGTGCATCGAGCGCCTCGTTGGCCCCGTCGAGGGGATACGCCGTGGTGTGCGAGCGCACCGGATGCTGGCGCACGAAGTCGAAGAACTCCTTCGCGTCGGCACGCGTGAGGTTGGCCACCGAGCGCACTTCGCGCTCGCCCCAGAGCAGCGAATAGGGGAAGGCGGGGATGTCGCTCATGTGGATGCCGGCGCAGACCACGCGGCCACCGCGCCGCACCCGTGAGAGCGCCAGCGGCACCAGCGCCCCGTCGGGCGCGAAGAGGATGGCGGCATCGAGCGCATCGGGCGGCGCGGCGTCGGTGCTGCCGGCCCATTCGACTCCCAGCGAGAGCGCAAAGGCCTGGCGTGCGGTGTCGCCGGGGCGGGTCATGGCGAAGACACGCCGCCCCTGGGCCTTGGCCACCTGCGCAATGAGATGGGCCGACGCGCCGAAGCCGTAGAGCCCGATCACGCGCGCGTCATCGCCCGCAGCCTTGAGTGCACGCCAGCCGATCAGCCCGGCGCACAGCAGCGGTGCGGTCTCGACCGGGTCGCCCTCGGGCGGCAGCGGGATGCAGAAGCTGGCGTGGGCGAGCGCGTGCGAGGCGTAGCCGCCATCGCGGCCGTGGCCGGTGAAGACGGCACGCGCGCAGAGGTTCTCGCGGCCACGCCGGCAGTCGTCGCACTCGCCGCAGGCCCAACCGAGCCACGGCACGCCCACATGATCGCCGGCCTGCCAGCCCGTCACGCCGTCGCCGAGGGCCGCGACCGTGGCCACGATCTCGTGGCCCGGCACGACACAGGCGCACGTCGGTGCGAGCTCGCCATCGGCGATGTGCAGGTCGGTGCGGCACACGCCGCACGCCAGCACTTTCAGCAGCAGCTCGCCCCGGCCCGGGCGGGGCACCGGGCACTCGACGAGTTCGAGCGGCCGACCGCTGCCGCGCCAGCGCATGGCGCGCATCGTGGCCGTGGCCGGGGCTTCGGTCACTTGATGGCGATGGTGCGGCTGCCGCTGCCTTCGAGTTTGGGCAGCGTGAGCTTGAGCACGCCGTCTTCGAATTTGGCCGCGACCTCCTTCGCGTCGACTTCGTGCTCCAGCGCGAAGCCACGTGACACCATGCCGGTGTAGGTCTCGCTCAGCAACACGCGCTTGCCTTGCTTCTCTTCCTTCTCGCGCTTGATCTCGGCGCTGATGGACACGAAGTTGTGGTTGACGTTGACCTTGATGTCTTCCTTGCGCGCACCGGGGATCTCGGCCCGCACTTCGTATTGCTTGTCGGTCTCGGTGACATCGATGCGGATGTCGTTGGGCAGGCCTTCGGGCAGGCGCAGGGCGCGGGGAAAGCCGCGGAAGAAGTCGGGGAAGAAATCGTTCATTCGCTCGATGCGGGTCAGTGCATTCATCGTGCTCTCCTGGATTGAAGGATGTCTGCGCGGGCTGGGCACAGCCCTGCAGGGGCCCCGATCTTTCGGCAACTCCGGCGTCAGGAGATTGCGCTTCGTCAAGGCAGCGTGGGGTGCGCGATCGCCGGCCGGCTTGATGCCGGGCAAGCGTGGTGCCGCGTGTCTGCGCGACAGTGCCGCGCATGGGAACGAACCCGTCTTCGTGCGTGGCACGCTGCCGTCGTGTCGTCGCCGCGCTCTTGATCGCGTGGCTGCCGGCGCTGGCGGCCGTGGCCGCGGACGCTCCACTTCGAAGCGACTTCGCCGTGTCGGTGCCGAGGGCGCTCGACCCGCCCGAGATCGTGGTCGCCACCTACGGCGTGCTGCTCGACGATGCGCTCGCCAAGCACGACCTCGTGCTGCTGCGCGAGCAGTTCGTGCTGCTGGTCGACCGCGCGCCGGCCGTGCAGGCGGCGTTGGTGCTCTGGGGTTCCAGCACGACGGGGTGGTCACTCGTCGGCGCCGCGCCGGTCTCCACCGGCCTGCCGGGGCGCTTCGAGCATTTCACGACGCCGCTCGGGGTCTTCGAGCACTCGCTCGCCAACCCGGACTTCCGCGCCGAAGGCACGCGCAACGAGTTCGGCATCCGCGGCTATGGCCGTCGCGGCATGCGTGTGTTCGATTTCGGCTGGGTGGCCGCGCCCAAAGGCTGGGGCGACCGTGCATGGAGCACGATGCGCCTGCAGGTGCACGCCACCGACCCCGACGTGCTGGAGCCGCGCCTCGGCACGGCGCAGTCGAAAGGCTGCATACGCATCCCGGCTGCGCTCAACGAGTTCATCGACGTCAACGGCGTGCTCGATGCCGACTACGACGAAGCGCTCGACGCCGGCCGCACGCTGTGGGTGCTGCGACCCGACCGGCGCCGCCACGCCGCCGCCGGCCGCTGGCTGGTGGTGATCGACTCGGAGGCGCTGGCGCGGCCGGCCTGGGCCATGCCGCCGTGAACGCGCGTCAGGGCGGCACCTTGGCGAGCCCAAAACGCTTGACGAGCTCGGTGCTCGCCGCATACGCCACGACGATGCCCGCCACCGCAGCCGACACGCCGAGTGGCAGCGGCACGAACCCCAGCCATGCCGCCAGCGGCCCGGTGTAGGGCAGCGCGAGCGCCACGAGCGCGACAGCGAGCAGCGCGCCGCTCAACATCGGCGCCGGCGGGCTCGTCCACGCCGGCTCGCGCGAGCGCAATACCACCACCACCGCCAGCTCGGTGAGCAGCGACACCTGGAACCATGCCGTGCGGAACACGGCCTCGTCGGCCGCCAGCACCCACAGCAGCACCGCGAAGGTGATCAGGTCGAAGACCGAACTGGTGAGCCCGAAGACGAGCATGAAGCGCCGCAGCGAGGCCATCTTCCAGGCGCGCGGGCGGCGCAGCTGAGACGCTTCGACCCGGTCGGTCGACAAGGCCATCGCCGGCAGGTCCGACAGGAAGTTGTTGAGCAGGATTTGCGTGGCGGTGAGCGGCAGGAAGGGCAGGAAGGGCGTGGCCAGCGCCATGCTGACCATGTTGCCGAAGTTTGCGCTGATGGTGAGCGAGATGTATTTCAGCGTGTTGGCGAAGGTGCGCCGGCCTTCTTCCACTCCGCGGCAGAGCACGCCGAGGTCGGGCTGCAAGAGCACGATGTCGGCGCTCTCGCGCGCGACGTCGACCGCTTGGTCGACCGAGATGCCCACGTCGGCCGCGTGCAGGGCCGGCGCGTCGTTGATGCCGTCGCCGAGGAAGCCCACCGCATGCCGCGTGCGCTGCAAGGCGCGCACGATGCGCTCCTTCTGCGACGGGTCGACCTCCACGAAGAGATCGGTGCG
This genomic window contains:
- a CDS encoding ABC1 kinase family protein, which translates into the protein MNDRAMSGSTLSRPRELARLQEIVAVLVRHGLGDAVRRMGWADLLEKAGQLVHWTSAAELARLSPPLQVRRALEELGPTFVKLGQILAGRADLFGPEWIAEFEKLHSRVPAVPFEALHDQLVEDLGGEPGEVFASFDPTPLAAASIAQVHRARLHDGAEVVVKVRRPGIRPVIEADLRLLERLASIAASRWPDLQPYRPVALVQEFGRSLRRELDLANECRQAERIAANFAERPEIVIPKVYWEWTHERVNVQQLIDGLPGDALERADGEGLDRKLLAKRGAQAVMKMVVEDGLFHADPHPGNVFYLSGNRIAFIDFGMVGRLSAQRRDELLKLMLGLVQRDAAAVSDVLLEWADGSAEEEAQLNGDIEAFVDAYHGVPLARLSLADMLADVTGILRRHRLGLPSDLALLIKAFVTVEGMGRGLDPDFHMAAEALPLLRRALRARYRPQAIVRRSWQSINRLAGLLAAMPDDLARLLRNVRHGGVQVHIEVKHLERVGDQLDRAASRLTVGLVVAALIVGSSIVMTVQGGPKLFGLPAFGLIGFVGACVGAVWLLRSISRSGRHDGK
- a CDS encoding universal stress protein; the encoded protein is MNILLAVDDSSFSRHMLAWLGAHPEWLSPQHRFAVLHAQTPLPNGLRLLLDEKQIETRYTTEANEVFRPVRTFLDHHGIQAEYLHREGPAAEVVVEQATRWRADLIVMGSRGHSPAGQLALGSVVARVLASTTVPVLVVPPPREQS
- a CDS encoding zinc-dependent alcohol dehydrogenase family protein produces the protein MRAMRWRGSGRPLELVECPVPRPGRGELLLKVLACGVCRTDLHIADGELAPTCACVVPGHEIVATVAALGDGVTGWQAGDHVGVPWLGWACGECDDCRRGRENLCARAVFTGHGRDGGYASHALAHASFCIPLPPEGDPVETAPLLCAGLIGWRALKAAGDDARVIGLYGFGASAHLIAQVAKAQGRRVFAMTRPGDTARQAFALSLGVEWAGSTDAAPPDALDAAILFAPDGALVPLALSRVRRGGRVVCAGIHMSDIPAFPYSLLWGEREVRSVANLTRADAKEFFDFVRQHPVRSHTTAYPLDGANEALDALRRGTFDGAAVLVP
- a CDS encoding Hsp20/alpha crystallin family protein, encoding MNALTRIERMNDFFPDFFRGFPRALRLPEGLPNDIRIDVTETDKQYEVRAEIPGARKEDIKVNVNHNFVSISAEIKREKEEKQGKRVLLSETYTGMVSRGFALEHEVDAKEVAAKFEDGVLKLTLPKLEGSGSRTIAIK
- a CDS encoding L,D-transpeptidase → MGTNPSSCVARCRRVVAALLIAWLPALAAVAADAPLRSDFAVSVPRALDPPEIVVATYGVLLDDALAKHDLVLLREQFVLLVDRAPAVQAALVLWGSSTTGWSLVGAAPVSTGLPGRFEHFTTPLGVFEHSLANPDFRAEGTRNEFGIRGYGRRGMRVFDFGWVAAPKGWGDRAWSTMRLQVHATDPDVLEPRLGTAQSKGCIRIPAALNEFIDVNGVLDADYDEALDAGRTLWVLRPDRRRHAAAGRWLVVIDSEALARPAWAMPP